A region of the Gymnogyps californianus isolate 813 chromosome 20, ASM1813914v2, whole genome shotgun sequence genome:
ATCTGCTCCCCGGGCAGCATCCTCTGCTACCAGGCATTTGGTCTGACGAGCACAGCAGCCTTCTCTCTCACTTATATAATGAACTCCTCTCCAAAACATTAACTCTTTCTGGATGAGAGCTGTTCTGGTTGGAGCAGAGGCAGTGCTGCCTGGTGTCAGCCATGTAGagccccagggaagtggtgtgTTTAACTGGGACATGGGGCTGTGGGCACCCGCCTGCGTTCCCAGCTGGTCCCAAAATCCACCCCGTTCCTccactgctgctgacagcaagCAGAGGTGGGACAGACGGCCGCCTCCCTTGCGCTGCTCCTCTCTTCCCAGGGGAGCAGCCTGTCCTGTAGCAGGAAGCCGCTCGTCCGACCGACCGTCCATCTCTGCCGCCATGCGATGCCGTCTCGGGCGGCCGCTCGGGAGCCGGCTGCATGCCGTGCACCGGCAGTTTGCTGCCAGCCCGGCGGCGGCAGAGTTTGCAGAGCGAGCCCAGCCTGTCACATGCAAATATCCGGATAAGTTGCTGCTTGCAAACAGGAACCACTTtatggaaagcagcaaagccctTCCCAGACCGCCCCGAGGAGCGCTCCGAGTCcccctggggagcagctggagcCCAGGCGCAGCAGCATGGATGTGGGGCAGGCGAGCGTGCTCACCCCCAAGCAGCGCGTCAGGGCCCCGCTGGGGCAGAGATTCGGGTGCCTCAGTCTGTGGGAGCgaggcagggatgctgctgccctgctcccagaggCACCAGCAGGCCCTTGGCAGGCGAGCGGGGCCAGATGCCGTGGCAGCACCCGCCGGCCTCTCCCGCCACCCCGCAGCATGTTTGCAGGTCACCCTCCGCTAACGTTTCCCAGCCATCCCCAAGGGAGGTGTGGCGTTAAAAATCCCGTTTGGGTTTGTCGTTTGGCCTCCGGCCGGCTTCTCTCAGCTCCCCAGTGCCTGCCAGAGCCTCCCGGCCCGCCCTGCCTCGCAGCAGCCCTGCACCGTGGCCGTGCCGGCACGGGCCTCTCCGCGGCACTGTGCAAAGCCTCCCCGGCCAGCCGTCGTGCCGTGCAGCCTGCCCGAAGCACCGAGACCCGCCAGGCGCAGCAGCTCTCCCTTCTCCAACCCCAGCTGCAAAGCCAAGCCGGCCCCTTTCCCCCTCACTCCCGCTCCGGAGCTCAGCGTGCAGGttctttcatcattttaaagCCCTGCACAGGGGAAGCGAGTCCTTTCCCTGGCCCTCCCTCCGCACACGTGTCCCGGGAGGGGGCACAGAGCAGCCACCAGCCCCTCGCTGCCGGCCCCGCTGTGCTAGAAATGGCCGACGGATGAGCTGCGTGAAAGCAGGGAGGGCGAGGGAGGGTCTGCCTTGCTCAGAGCTGTTTTGGGGGCAGGCGTTACTCCCACTCTCCCGTGGTCCAGCAGCGTTTCCCAGCCGGCAGCTGCTTCACCTGCACTCTGGGGACTTGTGTTATTTCTGGTCTggctggagaaataaaaaaaggggaTGCTGCCCCCCATCCTCTGCTTTCCAGGAGCGGGATGCTGTGGCTTACGGCACCAGCTCTGCCCCTTCCCGTTTGCCCCTGTAATTCCAGCAGTGCCCCGGGGAACAGGAGCGGGTAGCACAGTCCTCACAGAGGGGCTCCCAGGAGCGTGCTTTGGGCACCGTCAGAAGAAACGCAGACCTGCACCAGCTGTCTGGGACTAGGCGAGCGTCTTGGTGGATGCTAAAGGAGACGTTAGAGCAAATTAATTacttaaactatttttattttttttttttttaaatcataactTTTGTGCCAGCCTCAGATTCCTCTGGGCCTGCTGTGAGTTTGAATGCTGTGTTGGCAACAACTGGTGACGTTACGCTGTCGGCAGCAAGTGCCTTCCCAAGGCCTCTGTCTCTCCccagggagcgggcagggaAGCCGTGGTCCTCCCAGTTCTCGGACAACTATCTAAATTGGGTGGCTGAAACACACCTCAGCGGAGGGGGCTGCCTGCTGTCCCGTTTGGGTCCAGCACAGATCCCAGTAACCCCcctgctctcttctctccccagctcAGCGTTGGACACGCTCTATGAGACATCCCAGCTTCAGCAACCCACAGCGTCCGTGTGCTGGTCAGTGATTTGGAGCAGGACAGTTTGTTACCGAGCGTAAGTGCCCGAATCCTTTGCGTTGTCAGTAACAGCTATTTGAGAGCAGGGCTTTCCCCTACTCAGAGGACtttattcctttgaaaaaaCCATGCCTTTcattgctgctccagctgggtgACTGCGGTGGGGGGTGTCCGCAGGGGAAGCCGAGCGCTCGCAGCTGCAGCAAAAATCTTCTTGTTGGGGCATGAACTCTTGCAGCACCGGCACTTTGGGCCCATGGTTTCAGGAGCTGCTCAAGTAGCTGCCAGCAGGGAACAAGCCACAGAGGAGACCGTGTTGTGCTCGTTAAGTTACCATACCGCAAAGCCGTGCCAAAAATCCGCTGGCAGCGTTACCAGCCGCTGCTGAGACCTGCCGCTGTTTCCCGGAGTGCAGGATGCAGACAGATGGCTGCACTGTCATGTCAGGGCCGGGGAAGCCGCAGTCGGGGTCTCTCAGCCCTTTGAGGACTCTCTGACCCGGAGAATTAACTGCCGGAGGGACAGACACCCTCTCACCCAAGGCGCTGAGCATCCCCCAGATCCCCTCCACGCGGCGCCCAGCGACACTTTGGGCAGGCTCAGAAGtgcctgggcagagcagggactcCCTGGCCCGCGCAGACCGGAGCCTCTCCCATGGCCCATCTCTAGCCAGAGAATGCAGAGCTAAAAGGGACTGGTAAGTTATTAACGCTCCGGGGCTCGTCCCCTTGCTTGCGGCTTCTCCCCTGGCTTCGGAGAAGTCCTAAAGAAGCAGGGGAGATAAAAGCGGGGATCCTTCCTGGGGGCCGCAGCGGAGGCAGCCGGGGACGCGTGGCTCACGCAGGCGAACGCAAGCCTTTGCAGAGCGTGTGTTTCTCCAAAGCATTAGTCAGTCAttaaagcagcaggaaaagagcCTCATTTgtcccagcctctgctttgGTTTTACTCTCAGCTTCTGACATAACCAGGTCACTCTTTCCACACTTCCCCAGCCTAGATGAGAGCCGATGACTGATCTGGATGGACATGACTCACTGCCTTTTCTAATGAGCAACTTTCCTCCGTTTATGTACTTTGGCAGGGCCTTTCATATAcctaaaaaaggagaagggtGGCATTGGGGAGAGGGCAGGGTAATCTAAATTGCTGGCATCTGCATCCAGCCCGAGCGAGCCGTCCACCATCCCTTTGGACTCTGGCCAGTTGTGAAGTGGCTGCTCTTGAGCATGGAAAAGGCGTAGCTAATCTCCCACGCGCTAATCCGGGTGAAATGCTGTCCAGGCCCACAGGTAGGGCTGCCTAAAGCCTCGACGAGTAATTGGAGCTAATTAggctggaagatttttttttgcttaatatCTGTCCAGGCAATGCCTGGGGGCCCCATGGTAATAAGCCCTGTGCAAACCCAGAACCACCTTACCCCACGGAGGTTTGCCAGTAGGAGGTTGTCCAGGCCACAGCAGGGTGAGttgggttttccttttctcttgcataGACACGGTCTCATCGGACAGCTGCCCCGCTCACGTGGCGTTGCTTGTGTTTTGCAGTGACTAAGCGGAGGAAGCTCTTGCTGTCCTAGCACCACCAGGCCAGACAATCCTTCCCTTGGCTGAAGATCCCGTTGGATCTCTTCCCATAATGGAAGCGTGAGCGCCAAGATCCTCCATGACCTCCAGAAGCCACAACTCCTTACCGAGAACTCTGATGGCTCCGCGAATGCTTTCCGAAGGTGCCCTCGGGGGCATCGCCCAAATCACCCCCTCGCTGTACCTGAGCCGGGGCAGCGTCGCCTCCAACCGGCACCTGCTCCTCTCCCGGGGAATCACCTGCATAATCAATGCGACCATCGAGATTCCCAATTTTAACTGGCCCCAGTTTGAATACGTGAAAGTGCCTTTGGCTGACATGCCCAACGCCCCCATCTCCCTGTACTTCGACAGCGTCGCCGACAAGATAAACAGCGTGGCGCGGAAGCACGGGGCCACCTTAGTCCATTGTGCCGCCGGCGTGAGCAGGTCGGCCACCCTCTGCATCGCCTACCTGATGAAGTACCACAAGGTGTCCCTCTTCGAGGCATACAACTGGGTCAAATCGAGACGCCCCGTTATACGCCCCAACGTGGGCTTCTGGAGGCAACTGATAGACTACGAGAGGAAGCTCTTTGGGAAGACGACGGTTAAAATGGTACAGACACCATATGGCATCATCCCAGACGtttatgagagagagaggagaccCCTGATGCCTTACTGGGGAATTTAATGACTGCAGACAGGAAGCACAACAGAAGGGACTCGCTGTTCTGAGTCGACCAGACTGGAGACATTCCCTTCTCCTTCTACAGCCAACTTTGGTTCTTTACCATACAGCAGAACCTCAACTAATTCTCACCTCACTAACCTGCAAGGCCAACGATTCCCTTCAAAGCATTTCTCTCTACAGGGATTCCCCCATCCGCATTTCTCTGATTTAGCAGAATGAGGTCTCCTTATAAGTTTATTCCTTTCATAAagcctccctcccttttttagTCAGTTTATTAGTATCCTACGAGGAAAGGCCTAAAAGGCGTTTGGCAGAGTTAATGAACAAAGTGCACTTTGTGATGCGGTAGCCTGGATATTTCGTTAATAGCTTGTTTGCTTCCTTGCAAAATCCTGTAGTGGCTAGGGAGCGGCACTAGCACAGAACGAGCGAGGTCCTACTCTACGGCAGTGGGTTTTTCCGAGAGCCAGGAAGGCAGGCGTGCAGGGTTGTGGTGCTAGTGCTGGTGTTTTCTTTAACATCCGTAGTGACTCTCAGTATATAGTGTTTGAGATCTTTAGTCAGCTCTTAATCTGtattaaaagtttaaaaaaaaaaaaaaaaaagtgaagtcaGTCCATGTCGGccacaagtaaaataaaatttgaatgaTTCAAATCAAATACAAGATCCTTTTTCACTCATTCCATGCCAGGGCAATAGCCCTGGAACACACTTACACTCCTGAAAAATGCCGGTGTGTTTTGTGGCTGGCAAGTAAACAGAGATCTTGTCCAAACGTGGCTCAAGACAGAAGCGAGAGGTTAACCCTCCCCGCACTGGACAGCCAAAGAAATGTTTAGGAAACTCTGTGCATGGCCACCTTCCAAaggggctgggctgtgtttTCTAATATTCAATCAACCAGTAAATTGGAAGTAGGTAAATCCGCTTGATTACTTAGCTCTAAGTATGGTTGTGATCTGCCTTAGCCCATTTCTAAATCAGTTCATTATGTCCTCAAGGTTATGCTGCATTCTAGAATTATTCTGCGCAAAATGGCGATCTGTTCAACCTCCCGGACAAGGATGGCTTTACGGAGAAGGCTTTGCCTTGTTCTGCGTGTGACGAGAACGATTCCAACCCGAGACGTGGGCGAAGCCTTTCCGTGGCGTAGCCACTGCCTCCTGGACGtcgctcccctccctgcagatGGGAAGGGACTGGTTTTGTTGAAGCGTAACTGGATCACCAGGAGAGCGAGGCAAGTCCGTTCCTCGATGTGACATTTGTGTCCTCTGTTGCATCTCTGAAGGAGGAATACGCAGATTGCTGGATGCTGAGATAGCTATCTGATTTAAATGAGATTCtatacttgtaaaaaaaaaaaatcaataaagattaaacaaaaacatgtgTTGGTTTCCTATTCAGAACTGTGCTAATGTATCTCAAGTAACAGCGAGAACATGGTGTAATACTGAGCAGTGGCTTTAAACAAATCTGGACCTCAGCCTTGAGAAAAATACTGGGATTTGTTCCTGTCACTTGGCTAATCAGTTTACAGACCATCCAGGTGTCCTGCAATTCCCGGTCCTCATCACAAAAGCCAGGCAATTAATTTCgctatttcaaaatttttacCTTCTGAAGTCCTAGCTGAACAGCTGAGGTTTTAAGGAAGAGTAGACACGGCTAAAGGTTTTCTCCAAGCTGAACCACACTGCGTGCGGATTGCAGCACAAGCAGGTTTCTGGTTTCCCCAGACTAAAAGCCGCTAGGGCTGAAATACCGTTATCGCTGATGCAAAACTGCGCAGATGCCTTCAGCCTCATTTGGATCATGAGTAAAACCAGACCTGTTTGGAATAAAAGTCTAGATCAGAGTGAATTTGATACAGAGGCTTTGACGAGCTCTGAcccacaattttaaaatttactgcAGAGACAAGAGTTCTACCAGACCGGGCAAATGCCACTTGCTTATACTCACCAGGGGAAGGAAACGGTGCTCTGTAATTTCCAGGCTCCGGTGAGAGGTCCAGCAAGGTCAGCGAGGACTGCTGTAGAAGTTCACAGACTTTAAATTAGGCCCAAGGCCACTTACTGGAGGGGCTTGGTGGC
Encoded here:
- the DUSP14 gene encoding dual specificity protein phosphatase 14; its protein translation is MTSRSHNSLPRTLMAPRMLSEGALGGIAQITPSLYLSRGSVASNRHLLLSRGITCIINATIEIPNFNWPQFEYVKVPLADMPNAPISLYFDSVADKINSVARKHGATLVHCAAGVSRSATLCIAYLMKYHKVSLFEAYNWVKSRRPVIRPNVGFWRQLIDYERKLFGKTTVKMVQTPYGIIPDVYERERRPLMPYWGI